The genomic window GCGTCACCGCGCTCTACGCCACCCTCGCCGGGCTCTGGGGCGTCCTGGTCACCGACTTCGTCCAGTTCATCCTGGCGATGACCGGCTCCGTGGCGCTCGCCGTCTTCGCCGTCAAGCAGGTCGGCGGCCTCGCGGGGTTGGTGACCGCTCTCCAGGCGAGGTTCCCCGACGGCGCGCCGCTCGCGCTGCTCCCTGAGCCGGGCTCAGCCTGGATGCCCGCCCTCACGTTCTTCGTCTATCTCGGGGTCAACTGGTGGGCCTCGTGGTATCCCGGGGCGGAGCCGGGCGGGGGCGGGTACGTGGCCCAGCGGATCTTCTCGGCCAGGGACGAGCGCCACGCGCTGCTGGCGGCGCTCTGGTTCAACCTCGCCCACTACGCGCTCCGTCCCTGGCCCTGGATCCTGGTCGCCCTGGTCTCGATGCTGCTCTACCCGGGGCTCTCCAACCCCGAGGAGGGATACGTGCGCGTCATGGTGGACCACCTCCCGGCCCACTGGCGCGGCTTCCTCCTGGCCGCCTTCTTCGCCGCCTACATGTCAACCGTCGCCACGCACCTCAACTGGGGCGCCTCGTACCTGCTGAACGATATCTATCGGCGCTTCTGGCGTCCGGACGCCACGCCCCGGCACTACGCCGGCGCCGGGCGCGCGGCGACGCTGCTCATCATGGTCGTGGCGGGAGTGATCACCTATTACCTGAAGTCGGTGGAGGGCGCGTGGAAGTTCCTCCTCGCGATCGGCGCGGGGACCGGGCTCGTCTACCTGCTCCGCTGGTACTGGTGGCGGATCAACGCGTGGTCCGAGGTGGCGGCCATGGCGGGTGCCTTCCTGCTCTCGCTCGGGCTCCAGTTCGGGGCCGGGCTCAGCGTGGATGACCCCCGCGGCTTCGCCTGGCTCATGCTCCTTACGGTGGCGGGGACGACGGCCGTCTGGCTGGTGGTCACGTTCCTGACCCCGGCCGAGCCGCTTGATCACCTCTCGCGCTTCTGCGCCCGGGTGAAGCCGGGCGGGCCCGGGTGGCGCCGGATCACCGGTGCGGGGGCGTCCGCCGATGGGCCGGGGATCCGTCGACTGCTCCACTGGGCGCTGGGCTGCGTGGCCGTCTACCTCGGCCTCTTCGGGATCGGCGCCCTCGTGCTCGGCCAGCCGGTGCGGGGGATCGTGTTCGTGCTTGCGGCGGTCGGCCTCACCGGATGGATCCTGAGCGACTCGCAGAGGCTCGTGATACAATAGGGCCTACTTCACCTTCGAGAGGGCGCCATGAGCCAGATCCCCGTGCAGGTCTTCGGCATCAACATCTTGGTCAAGCTGCTTGCCGAGGCCCCGGCAGACATCCGGGTTCATTGCCCGAAGGGCTCGCCGATCCGGTACGGGCTCGTCGTGGGGCGGGGCGACGGCTTCGATGAGGGCGCCAACGCCTTCAGAGAGATGCCGCCGGAGAACGCGATCGTGGCCTTCGAGGAGAGCGCCGAGGAGGTGGAGGGCCACTACTTCTACGTGGCGGGGGAGGAGCTTCGGGTGATCCGCCTCGACGCGGTGATCCTCTCCTTCCCCCATGAGTGAGGGGTCCCCCGCCAGCGTCGTTTCGGTTGACC from Candidatus Rokuibacteriota bacterium includes these protein-coding regions:
- a CDS encoding Na+:solute symporter, with amino-acid sequence MILTGLDWLVIVLYFAVSLAIGLAFTRRAGQSPEEYFLSGRRVPWWLAGTSMVATTFAADTPLAVTGLTVKHGIAGNWLWWSFVMSGMLTVFFYAPLWRRAEVLTDAEFTELRYAGRPAAFLRAFRAGYLAVPINCIIIGWVTHAMATILGLTLGVGKWEATVALFGVTALYATLAGLWGVLVTDFVQFILAMTGSVALAVFAVKQVGGLAGLVTALQARFPDGAPLALLPEPGSAWMPALTFFVYLGVNWWASWYPGAEPGGGGYVAQRIFSARDERHALLAALWFNLAHYALRPWPWILVALVSMLLYPGLSNPEEGYVRVMVDHLPAHWRGFLLAAFFAAYMSTVATHLNWGASYLLNDIYRRFWRPDATPRHYAGAGRAATLLIMVVAGVITYYLKSVEGAWKFLLAIGAGTGLVYLLRWYWWRINAWSEVAAMAGAFLLSLGLQFGAGLSVDDPRGFAWLMLLTVAGTTAVWLVVTFLTPAEPLDHLSRFCARVKPGGPGWRRITGAGASADGPGIRRLLHWALGCVAVYLGLFGIGALVLGQPVRGIVFVLAAVGLTGWILSDSQRLVIQ